ttaaTGGAAACATCATATGACAGAGCCTTTCAAATCTCTGTCGAATTATGTCACAAATCAAAGTTcgatttttctgttgttgttgttgttgttgttggcgtTGAAATATCGCTAAAAAGTCTAATACACCGAACTTTTCTCATTAAAAGAATTGTATTTTTAGAGTGCAAGTCTGCGTCATTAGCTTATCATAACAATAGGGAGATTATGTATAGAAGTATTACGCACAGACTTGCAGGAATTGCACGACTAATTAGCTGTCGTAAGCAGTCATGATAGTCTTTTCGTATTCTTCTGTAGCACGTTGGTGACCATGGAAGAAGATGCGATTTTAATTAGCTCATAGCGCAACCTTCCAAGATCATTTCGTTGTGGGTTATTAATTTTGGTCAAGACGTGTCATTAACCGCGCACGCGCAGCACGTTGCCAATGCGATATGTCTCCAGCGATAATCCGTCTCGTCCTTCACTCGCGCCCAGGCGATTACCCAAGATTTCAGCGTGATGCACTTCGAGTACGCTGCGTCCGTTGCCGTTGAGGGCGTGGGGAATCCATGACAACGTTGGCCGTCCTCCATACAGCTGGTCTCCCAGAAAAATTGTCCACTACTCACTTCCACTTGCTCGTTTTCCACTGTGATCCCATTCGTCAGTTGAACCCATCCACTAACAGATTGACAGGCTCGAACATATTGATTTTCCTTGCGCTGTGTACCGAGAAGAAGAACCAGATAGAAAATGAGATACAATCGAACCAGACAATACAGTAGTATGATTTCACttataaaagggaaaaaaatgcgTAACTGGGACACAGCTGCACAAGAAatagaaggaaagaaaagtTATCACAAGAGATATGAATACACAATCAGACTTTAAAAATGACCTAGATGGGCTAACTTCACATGACCTAAAAGTTATCGCTAGCATCAGTAGGGCTATTGTCGTGAACAATCATGGGGGCTTTCTATTTTTCGTAAGTGTGCATTTAATATCTTGCCATATTGCCATTACAGAGCAAATTGCCCCGAAGTCCATTCTGCATCCtgattttgattcttttttttttttaaagactgaaATCATGAAGGTAGCCTGAGTTTGATTTagacaaagtaggcctacccaTGCGGGAAGTCACATAACTCGCACACCCATATAAGTATACTTTATCATGTTCTTAATCATGCACTCAATACAGTTCGCTTGAGTGAGGCAAGTTTTCTGGGCCGGCACAACCGGGGGCCGGGGGCTCGCTCGGCCCCACCCCActttccctcccctccccccccccccccaccccggaagtggcaccggAGAAATGGGGTAAagcctgtttttcttttcttcttcttcttcttcttcttcttcttcttcttcttcttttcctcctcctttttcttattttattttgcatGTCAGCTGATTAAGTAGCGCCAGAAAATTGCGCCCaatccttttctctctctctctctctctctctctctctctctcttggagGGGGGTGGGGACTGGCTTATCAAAAGTGGCACCAAAAATATAAACTGCCCCCTCTTTCCTCCTATTAAAAacgcagcactggcactggTTTTATAGTTTTGACTAATGCATGAACAACTCATAGGAAGCGATGATATTCCCTCTCAGTCAACAGCACCTCTGACTTCGAACCTTCGGATCTTAAACTCTAGTGACCTTCTAAACCGCGTGATCTTTctatgaattcctctaagaagcTCTACCTTAAACACCCTCAGGTACTGCTCTTTTGCGGTAAGCTCGATGAAATCTGCACTCTGGTCGGGAATGTGTGACGGCCTGACCTTGGAGAAGGCGATCCTCCTCATGTTGGCTTCGCTCATGGCGGGCATCTCCAGAATGTCGTAAATCGTCATGCCGTCCGGTAGATGGCGCTCTTCCGGTGGGATGTCAAGAATGTCATGGAACGGCTGCGGCACAGTGTCTCGATTGATGCTGTCTGCTCGAGAGCGCTGTAACAGTTCGCAAAGAGGGTGTTATGAAAGGGTTTTAGTCAGCTTGGTTCATTTTTCTTATTGACGGTGGCCTATATACAAGCATTTGCTCTAAACTTAGAAGATGTTTTGAGcaatttatacataaatctgtgaaattgaaattacactcacagacacgcacacacacacacacataagtcACAATTAGAAATCATGGTTGTTATGAGGACACGGTCAAATCAACCATGAATTGAATGTTTCAAATACTCGTCAATTTGTGTCATATAATCATTGAAATGGCAAAGAGTATTTTAAAAGAGACATTTTGCACCATCTGATTTATGTAAATTTCAGAACATGTAGATTTCCAAATAATAAGTTCTTACGCATGTTAATCacattcagttcagttcaaaaatactttatacaatgtaattcaattcaatcttatCTTATTCCCACCCAGCAAAATgtagtatatacatattttttgtgtgtaaatttgACAAGTATTGATATTGTTTAAAATCAAGTCATGAAGTTCAGCATAAAATGTGTTCGTGAATGATAACATAACAAGAGAGACAATGCATAAAGTCCAAGGGTGACAAAAAGGTAAAGATAAAATTTGTAAAAAGAGTGATCTTCTAAAACGAAAAGATGtatatcagttgataaacaatATGCAAATAACATATTTATTCAAAACTTGTATATATGCAGCTagaacattaattttgtcagctgatattatgtatgaaaataatatattgtaaacaatacttatttacataattatacacatatacaatatgcatatatacatctACACTCACAAAAATGTTCAGACAAAAAAATGCAGTAACGCAGTGTTGTAgcaagaacaaacaacaaaagtgaCATCACAACACCACGAAGAATGAGGAGAAAGGAAATGGAGtagaaaagaaagacaagaagTCTGTATGATAGAACACACCACTCCATCGCCATGACAGGTGAAAGCAAGAAggtcatgacaaaaaaaaaagcaatttgaTTATCCGAAATCGGCTGAGAATAGGGCGTAATGCTAGAGTCACACACGGTCGGATTTCGTACCGGGTCCATAAGGATATTAAAACCGTATCGACCCGATTCGAGCAGTAGAGACCCGCATTGACCCGCATCGTAACCCGTGTCAattgcttcttcagcattcctTCCCATCTCCTGCATTTTCGTAATTTCAgaatggtttttttttgtgtgcttttttctttttcaccttcTCATTTGTATATCTATAAATTCcacttatcatattttgtaatattcacATATAGGAGCcctatatgtatttatattttatgtggaaggaaaaatgtatttacaagttctgttggagatggaaaaaataaatgaaaaagaaaatgaaaaaaaaaaatcatggtggATTCCGGGGGCAACGATACGGCGgtgaaaaagttttggtcatgttcaaaattttctcacggatttcaattccgtattgATATCCGAATTGACCCGGTTCGAACGGCATTGACCCGCATCGACCCGCTGCAACCCGCAAGGTAAAACAGTACGGACCCTTGCCGGATACCGCATTGCCTTCATGCAACGGATGATGACAAGGTTTAGGGTCGGGTCGAAGCGGGTTGACACAGGTCGATAGGGgtcgaaaagaattcaattaaGGATTTATTAAGCGGATTTTTATACGGTTCGATATGGGTCTATACGGGTCTCTACGGCTCGAACCGGAtcgatacggttttaattcgttatggacccggttcgAAGTCtggccgtgtgtgactgtagcataaatTACCTTCCATTCCGGCACTAATCCGGCTCATTTTCAACCGGATCAAATCCGTTTTGTGACCCGGCCGTGTTTGACTCTAGCATTAGGGTGCCTCGAACACTTATAGGGCTTTAGCGgaaacttaacgcccttatcattctcatcCGACGCATGCAGTTGAATGTTGTATGAAGAAGGCAAATGCGTTCTTCAGTTTGCATTAATATGCAGTGAACCTATATAGAAGATCGTTTCAAACTATTATTTAAgatattccaaaatctgggttctggtttaaaggagacctccggatgattttcagatttttacatttgaacagctATAAATTATTATACTGAGTacaaagtttcagaatttatgataattgggatgaagaataagaatattttcaaaatttagaacaatcGGAATGAACAAGGATTGATGACATAGCAgattcaccataagaatgcatgagttggggctcaagaaagcagaacaaaagaagaagacatgcatAGATTATAAACTCGTAACCAAGCGGTAttgttgtaatggaattacgctgctacatttctgaaataattatgtgagcctcctatgtcatcatccgtcttcagtgtaatttgtttaaggtttttcaaagtattgtttctctgctcaaggaccacaataaattccacaaatctatacatggagttgtcgatttatgtactacatgatgtgaaatattatgaaaattgtctggaatgctcTTTAAACATAATGCATTTTGGCTATATACACACACTTCTCTTTAGGGAGA
The nucleotide sequence above comes from Diadema setosum chromosome 5, eeDiaSeto1, whole genome shotgun sequence. Encoded proteins:
- the LOC140228453 gene encoding uncharacterized protein — encoded protein: MQEMGRNAEEAIDTGYDAGQCGSLLLESGRYGFNILMDPRSRADSINRDTVPQPFHDILDIPPEERHLPDGMTIYDILEMPAMSEANMRRIAFSKVRPSHIPDQSADFIELTAKEQYLRVFKRKENQYVRACQSVSGWVQLTNGITVENEQVEVSSGQFFWETSCMEDGQRCHGFPTPSTATDAAYSKCITLKSWVIAWARVKDETDYRWRHIALATCCACAVNDTS